GCTCCGGGAAAAGGCCGTGGTCAGAAGCTTCCTGGACAAAGGCGAATGACCCTCTCCAACGACGATATGCCGGATTGCATCGGCGCCCTGGCCGAGGCGGGCGGCGACCTCTACGAGGTCGGCGGCCCGGTCCGCGACCGCCTCATGGGCAGGCCGGTCAAGGACCGCGACATACTCTGCCGCGGCCTCCCGATGAAGAGGATATGCGCCGTGCTCAGGCCGCTGGGCACGGTCGCCGGCGTGGGCAAGTCGTTCGGCGTCATCAAGTTCTCACCCCGCGGAAGGCCGGGGGTCACAGTGGACATCGCCCTCCCGCGCCGCGAGCGCTCCACCGGCGTGGGCCACCGCGACTTCGACGTTGACTACGACCCGGCTATGCCGGTCGAGGAGGACCTGGGCCGGCGCGACTTCACCGTGAACGCCATGGCGCTCTCGCTGGCGGACTCGAGGCTGATCGACCCGTTCGGCGGGAGGGCGGACATCGAGAGGCGCGTGCTGAGGATGGTCTTCCCCAGGGCCTTCGAGGAGGACCCCTTGAGGCTCATGAGGGCAATCCAGTTCGCGGCGAGGCTCGGCTTCACGATAGAGCCCGCCACGCTCAAGTCCATGAAGGAGCACGCGCCGCTGATCGCGACCGTCTCGGGGGAGCGCATCGGAATGGAGCTCGCAAAGCTCATGTCGGCCGGCAGGCCCTCGGTCGGATTCGACCTCATGCTCGAGTGCGGCCTCATGGAGCACGTGCTGCCGGAGATGGCGGCGATCCGCGGGATAGAGCAGGACAAGCAGCCCGGCGACGACGTCTACAGCCACACGATGCGCGCGCTCGATGCGGCCAGGGCCGACCCGGCGGTGGAGCACCGCGGCGACATCGACCTGATGTTCGCATGCCTCATGCACGACGTGGGGAAGGCGAAGACCGCCCGCTTCCACGCGCCGGCGGGCCGCACGGTGTTCTTCGGCCATCAGCTCGTCTCGAAGAGGCTGGCGATGCGGGCGATGGAGAGGCTCAGGCTCGCCGCGGCGGGGGTGGACACCAGGCGCGTGAGCGCCCTCATCGAGCACCACATGTTCGAGACCAAGGCGAGCTACACGGACCGGGCGATCCGCCGCTTCGTCTCCAAGGTGGGGCAGGACCTCATTTTCATGCTCGTGGACCTGCGCATCGCGGACAACCGCGGCGGAAAGCACCCGGCGGGCATAAAGGGCGTGCAGAGGCTCAGGAAGCGCATCGCGGAGGAGCTTGCGAAAAAACCGCCGTTCGGCCCGAAGGACCTCGCGGTGGACGGCCACGATCTCATGGCCGCCGGCGTTCCCAGGGGGCCGACCCTCGGCGCGATCCTCGCCGCCCTCGTGGACAAGGTCCTCGACGAGCCGGCACTCAACACGAGGGACGAACTCCTTGCACTGGCACGGGAAATGATGGAAAATCCCGTCGTCACCGAGGCCGCGGCCGCGCGCTCACAGCGGCGAATCGGCAGGGAAAAGGGCACGGGAGCGCAAGACCATGTCAAAGAAGCCAAACCCTGAGAAGGCGCTCAAGCACGCGGCCAAGGGGGACTCCCACTTCCAGAAGGGCCGCTACGATCGCGCCCTGAAGGAATACCGCAGGGCGGAGGAGATCGACCCCTCCCTCCCCGGAATCTACGACAAGCTCAACCAGGCGCACGACCGGCAGGGCTCCGAGTGGAAGATGGACGACTTCGCCCGCTCGGTCTCGTGGACCATGGAGGGCCAGGCGCAGAGGAGCCCGCCGATAAGGCAGGTGCACGCGATGCTCACCCCCGAATGGCGCGAGGCCTCGGAGATCGCCTACAGGATACTCGCCGCGCGAGGGCAGGAAGATGTCAGCGCCGACGTGGAGCGGCTCGTGGGCATGGGCGAGGTCGCCACCAGGGCGCTCATCGGGGTGCTGCTCGAGATCAGGCAGAAATTCGAGGCGCCGGCGGAGCCGGGGCGCGGGGAAGAGGAAGGCGAATGAAGAACTTCACGCTCATCGGGCTCACCGGCAACATGGGGACGGGAAAGAGCACCGTCTCCTGGATGTTCCAGGAGCTCGGGGTGCCGATACTCGACGCGGACGAGATCGCGCACGAGGCGATCGCACCGCGCTCGCACGCCTGGAGGCAGATCTACGAGCGCTACGGGAACGCGGTCATGGACAAGGGGGGGCGCATCGACCGCGCCACGCTGGCCAGGGTCGTCTTTCAGGACCCGGCCGAGCGGAAGTACCTCGAAACGCTCATCCACCCGATGGTCAGGGCCGAGATCGAGAGGCGCGCGGCCGCCCTCGGGAAGGAGGGCCGCCCGTTCGTCATCGCGGAGGTGCCGCTGCTCATAGAGGCGCACTGGGAGGGGCTGTTCGACGCGATCGTAGTCGTGCGCTGCCTCGAGGAGCAGGAGATCGAGCGGTGCGTTCAGAAGTTCGGCATGAGCCGCGAGGAGGTCATGCTCAGGCTCGGGGCGCAGTTCCCTCTCGAGCGCAAGGTCGCGGCGGCGGACGCGGTGATCGACAACGACGGGACGTTCGAGGAGACGCGCGTGCAGGTGAAGAGACTCTACCAGGAGATGGTGAAGGGTACGTTCCCGAAGCGATGATCACCCCTCGATGCTGTCCACGATCCTTCTCAGCTCTTCGAGAACCCCCTTGGGAACCGACTGCCCCCCCTCTTCGGTGAAGAGGGGCTCCACAGCCCCGAACCATCTGTGCGAGCTGAGCGCCGACCTGGCCCTGCCTCCGTTGGCGGTCAACGTCATGAGCAGCGTGCACAGCTCGAGCGGCTTGAGCGCCCTCAGCGCAGATTCCACCGACCCGGCCGCCTCCCCGCGGGGGGCCTCGACCTTGAGCGCCTCCGCGAACGCCCGATAGACCTCGAGTTCCCCCTCCACGGCGATCAGGACCGCGCGCGGCATGCCCGCCGCGTCGCTGTTCCAGAACTCCGTGACGGACTCGATCATCGTTCCGGCCGCCCTCTCCGGACCGAGATCGCCCAGCCTGAGCCCCAGCGCCGGAAGGGCGATCGTCTCGAGGCGGCTCGTCCTCGCCGCGAGGAGCGCGGAGAAGAGCACGTAGCCGATCTGCGCGGCCGCCTTGTGCCCGTTCGACTGCGAGGAGTCAAAGAGGATGTTGACGAGGTGGGACGAGCGTCCCCCCCCGCTCTCGGTGACGTGGACGTCCCCGGATGCGAGCCTGCCTTGCCTCTGCCGCGCCCACCGGTCGAAGGCCTCTATGCCCGAAGCGGCGCCGGCCCGCACCATCCTCTCCCTGGTCCGCCCCGAATAGCCGATCTCGACGGAGTGGGGGACCACATACGCGTCGCACCTGATCGCGGTCATGGGGCCGAGGACGACGCCGAGGGCGTGGGCGGGCGTCGGGCCCGGTGCCAGGGCGAACTGCGACACCGAGATGTTGGC
This is a stretch of genomic DNA from Pseudomonadota bacterium. It encodes these proteins:
- a CDS encoding HD domain-containing protein, with the protein product MTLSNDDMPDCIGALAEAGGDLYEVGGPVRDRLMGRPVKDRDILCRGLPMKRICAVLRPLGTVAGVGKSFGVIKFSPRGRPGVTVDIALPRRERSTGVGHRDFDVDYDPAMPVEEDLGRRDFTVNAMALSLADSRLIDPFGGRADIERRVLRMVFPRAFEEDPLRLMRAIQFAARLGFTIEPATLKSMKEHAPLIATVSGERIGMELAKLMSAGRPSVGFDLMLECGLMEHVLPEMAAIRGIEQDKQPGDDVYSHTMRALDAARADPAVEHRGDIDLMFACLMHDVGKAKTARFHAPAGRTVFFGHQLVSKRLAMRAMERLRLAAAGVDTRRVSALIEHHMFETKASYTDRAIRRFVSKVGQDLIFMLVDLRIADNRGGKHPAGIKGVQRLRKRIAEELAKKPPFGPKDLAVDGHDLMAAGVPRGPTLGAILAALVDKVLDEPALNTRDELLALAREMMENPVVTEAAAARSQRRIGREKGTGAQDHVKEAKP
- a CDS encoding dephospho-CoA kinase, with product MKNFTLIGLTGNMGTGKSTVSWMFQELGVPILDADEIAHEAIAPRSHAWRQIYERYGNAVMDKGGRIDRATLARVVFQDPAERKYLETLIHPMVRAEIERRAAALGKEGRPFVIAEVPLLIEAHWEGLFDAIVVVRCLEEQEIERCVQKFGMSREEVMLRLGAQFPLERKVAAADAVIDNDGTFEETRVQVKRLYQEMVKGTFPKR
- a CDS encoding tetratricopeptide repeat protein: MSKKPNPEKALKHAAKGDSHFQKGRYDRALKEYRRAEEIDPSLPGIYDKLNQAHDRQGSEWKMDDFARSVSWTMEGQAQRSPPIRQVHAMLTPEWREASEIAYRILAARGQEDVSADVERLVGMGEVATRALIGVLLEIRQKFEAPAEPGRGEEEGE